AGCACGTTTGTCATCCGAGAAGATAATAGGAGATAAGCTGAAAAGAGTTGTACAAAACTATTGCGTCCATTTGTTAAGCTGAAGATAGGTACAGGGAAACTAAAGCTACAATTTAAGCTATGAATCTAATTATGCATCTCtcaaactcaaaagaaaaatactcaaTCTCACAATACACGTACCTAGGCAAAGAAGCATGCTGCCTCTGTAGGGGAGTACTTCTTTCACCTTTCCCATAGTGCTCCTCAAGATGTGCAAACTGCCTCTTAAACCGATCAACACCACTAATTGACAGAAAAAAATACAACAGAGGATTAACGGTTGCTAAAACACAGTATAACCATAAGGAAAACTGCAAGGATATGATATGCACACTTCAATATACATGGCTTGCGCATGTATATGAGGCATGacattaagagaaaaaaaatcaaaataaaccatAGACTATAAGAAACCAAATTCAAGACACTAGGCAAAGCAGATAACCACAGATCCTCTCGTATATGGTTTGGAATCAATATTACTCAATCTAGAGACCTGCAGAAACACGTCACCTACTACAGcaaataaatgaacaaataagTGTGAACAATAAGCAACAAACTCTTCAATCCTTATCGCTGCACCTTCCGGAGCATCTCCAACCCCTCCCCCCACAAACCAaccaaaaaatatatgtatataaaaatataaataggaGGAGAAAAAGGTAAGAAGAGATCACACCTTGGGTACATAAAGCTCATTTGATCACCACCACGAAGATGCTCCTGGAGCATTTGAGGATGATACTCTAGAATCTGTATACTTCGAATTCACGAAAAATCACTGTTAAAAACAATGGGCGACAGTGACCAGAAAGTTGAACTGGTGCTCAGATTTTGTAGCAAACCTCACGGTAGATTAACTCTCTGACATCATCCTTTGTGACTTTTCTCCTTTCAAACTCAAACTCCAGCTTCGAAATGGGATGAGTAGACAGTTCCCTATCCACATTCGACAGTCCACGGAAATAAGGATCAGCTAGGGCCTGTGTTTGgagaacaaaaatatcaatgaGGACCtgatcaaaaaataaaatcaaagcaTACTAGCTGCAAACAGCTATCAGATGTTTAACTGCATCTGCTCCATCATCAGAATTTAGGAGTagattcatcaatcaatttagAAAGCCATGTAACTGTGCCTGACCTCTTCAGCACTTGGACGATCTTTAGGATCAAACGCAAGTAGACGCTCCAGCAATTGCAGGGCCAATGGATCTGCGTTAGGAAATTTTTGGGAGAAAGGAACTGCTTGCTTCTTCCTCATGCTACTGAGGTACCTTCTTGCTTTTTCATTGCGAATCTGCCAATATTACAAGATATAAATCATTAACTAAGGTAAAAGAAGGAAGCCAATTGCTTCATTAGGTGATGTTAATCTTGTGAAAATTAACACAGATACAAAATGGGtgctaaattaattaattgagcaGAATAGTTTGCAGTGACAAGATAAGAGTGAAGTTCGAGGAAGCAAAATATTATTATCCAAAATGCACCGATAACTGCTTTCTATAACTAACCCTTGCAATGGTCTCAGGTGGAGGAGTTCCAAGTAGATCAGTCATGATGTCCAGTTGGTGCACCACATTTTTACCCGGAAACAGGGGCTTTCGCGTGAGCATCTCCGCAAATATACATCCTATGCTCCAGATATCAATTCCAGGGGTGTACTAGAAAGCAACAACAAAACAACTGAGAACTTGCAAGATAGTCCATAAAATGATTAACAATTAATAGGATCTCATGCACCCAAGGCAACAGTAATGTGCCTATTCTTAATGACATGCATATGAAAGGGCATAATCCAACTTaacaacaaagaagaaaatatatataaagttcAATATATTATACTCTACGGACATAGATACTTCTAATAATCAGCATgtgaaatctaaattttttaacagCTTTCCTAAAAAAGAACCAGTATGTTATATACAATGCAAATACAACAGCAGCTTACCTTGGAGAAAAAGGAGCCACAGAGTTCAGGAGCTCTATACCATCGGGTAGCAACATAATCCTGCACACAATAAGAAATTTACCAGATAAGTACCTAATGAAGGATCTTGTGAAGAGCAACGTTAAGTAACATATATTGTCTCAGTAGGGATGGACCACTTACCGTCCAGAAAATAGATGATGGGGCATCATTGAAAGATACTCGCGCAAGCCCAAAATCACAAATCTTCAATTTACAGTCAGCATTTGCAAGAATGTTTTTTGGTTTCAAATCGCGATGGAATACATTCGCTGCAATATTAGGGGAGAAAGAAGATGTAAATTCATCTAGAAGAAAGAAGTCAACCAAAACAACAAAGTAGACACACCTGAATGTATATATTTAAGACTGCGGAGGAGTTGGTACAAGAAAAATTGGTAATGTTCGGGTGTAAGATCATCATTAGCCCTAATTACTTGGTGAAGATCCGATTCCATCAGCTCAAAAACAACATAGATATCCTTGAATTCTCGCCGTGATGGAGGAAGCATTATATGTTTAATTTCCACGACATCAGGATGGCGAAGCAACCGGAGGAGCTTGATCTCTCTCAAAATCCGGGTGGCATCAGAAACATGCTCAAAGACATCATTGATTTTCTTAATGGCAACTTTTTCTCCAGTACGAGTATCGACTGCAGAAGCAACAACTCCATAACTTCCTTTTCCAATCACTTCTTGAATATGGTAACGGCTAGCCTCACCATACTcagtaaaaaattctttttcgaGAGCTCCCTGCATTAAGACTAGGCAACCATTAGTCATATACATACATTCTGCAGCAGCATGTCTGATAAGACTAGTGATGGTAAATTAACAGTTTAAGTACTACATACATGCTACAGAAAAGTCTTTTGAAAGATGAAACTGGATGCAATACCAAATTGTCACTAATGAACTTCAACAGCTCACACATCAATTAATGAACGAGCAATGAATGTAGATACATCAGATGAGAAAAGGACCGCTCTCAAAAGGTAAGGTTGACTTGCTACTTTCACTATGAAATCCTACCAGCTATCTATGACACTGACGATAACATCCGTGGTGACACCATGGATATGGAAACAGTCCAGCATATTGAAGACCGTTAAAGTTGATCAGGATTGAAAAACAACAGAGAGGGGTTAAAGCTAACAAATTaatcgatgaagaaaaatcacgAGTCTCCAGGTATTGAATACCTCCAGATCTCTCAGTGCAAATACATGACAAGAAGGACCCCCTAAAATAGAAGTGCCATTATATCACCGTCcttcaaacaatcattaatcTAAGAATATTTCAACCCCACTTCTCAGTTATAATGCCCACTGGGTATCCATAGGAATCTATAGTTCTTTCTTAGAAACTTCAACCAACTGAGATCCACATCATGAATTCTGAAAGACTCGGACGAGACAAATCTACCAACGGAGCCCGAACTCCATGCGAACTATCTCCTGCTCAATCAGAAGTCAACCAATACCGTGGAATCAAATGAAAACTGCCCAAGTCTTCCGGATGATCCTATCCGTACCCAGTAAACGAATATTCAAAGGAGCAATAAATCACACAGCTTTCGTCGTATTGACACAACGCCCACCAGCCTAATCCATACTACATCGGGAAAAAACCCACTCCAACCCCATTCTCAAAACTGACAAACAGAAACAGATAAACCAGACCCACCAAGTAAAATCAGCAAATTGCCACAAGATGCTCAACGGGATCATaatccataaaaagaaaagctgacCTTTTTATGGGAAGCCACGGCCATGGGACCGAAACTGAAGTGATACCGCTTGGGCACCTTGATGGAGCTCAAGCCGGAGAGGTCGAAATCCTCGACGACCGAAAGctctcgctcttcttcttcctcctcccctcctcctcctcctcctcctcctcttatCACCGACGACCGCTTGGCGCGTGACTCGCTCACGGGAGCACCGCTGCCCTCGCCGAGACCGCAATCCCTTTCGCTGTCGTCGCCTTTCGGATCGTGACTACCGGCCAGGGACGTGGACGTGGACGCGCGACGTTGATGGAACCAGCGGCGTACTCCGTCAACGAAACCTCCACTCCCCATATAAAACCCCGAACCGGCGAGAGacgagaaaagaagaaaacttcacCACACGGGATGATGAAATCTTGCTGGGTCGCCTAGGCAGCCTGGAATTCGCACCATCGAGCAGCGACTGGGTCtccccacttctctctctcttctaccCTGATCGCGGCAATGTACATACACAACGTGggtcgccctctctctctctctctctctctctctctctctgcgccgCACTTCTCGGCTACGGCGTGCGGAAGGGAGAGAGTAAAGCTGACGACGATGGGGGGTAAGGACGAGGGTCGTGCTGCGAATTGGCGAATGTCGTGGGGaggtgtgtgtgcgtgtgtatatatataaaggcGAGGCCTTTGAGGTACGGTCGGATTCGGGCAGGGGCGTGGCGTCGTGGGTTTTCTTTCGATCGGTCGAGGGGGGATCGAAGGTTTCAGGATCGCAGGTTCGCTGCTTTCCTCGTCGCTGCCCCCCGCTCTGCTCGTGCGCTGGACTACAGCCGAACTACAGCCGATGACGCGCTTCCAGCAGCGCTCTGCTGGACTTTCGCACACCACttgttcctcctttttttctaatCGCTTTCTTCTCTCAATTCCTGTTCTTGCGTGAAAGCGATGCTAATCGCGTGATAGAGACATATGCTAATGGTCGATGACCGGACGACCATGCATGATTAGGATGATCGGTTTCAGATTGGACCGTTCCATCATAATTAATTCGATTCCTAGGGTTTTGACAATCTCTTTTTTTGCATCAGTCTAAGTGGTTCGATTTTACATTGGAAACTAAATCGGCACCGATTATTCTCGattatgaaaatttggaattggaaAACACTGTCAATCCACCCAAAAGAAGATAGACATAAGTTTATGCCAATCCAATTCCTATGCTCACCTTAGTATCAATGCCactttattatttgaaaatttaatctCCTTTTATGACTCTGAAAATTAATTATgtggataatatttttttaaatatagtaacttatattacttgaaatactaagttaataaaaatattttcattatcgatatttaattatatttaattatttttataaagaatgaaaatatattttgtctGTTCATTTTTACGAATGATGTgggtgatgattttttttaaatatttttcgtgaaacaaacacaaCTTTACTGATCGAAACAACAATAATCTTTCTTTTATTCAGGTAGTGTTCAACGACGACAATCTTTCTTTCAAGTAGGTAAACAACgacaatcttttaaaaaaagagttaaGTGTTTACCAGCAAAATCCTAATGTAGAGCAAAAGTCCATTCGAAGCAGCTTTTACTTTGAGTTTTGACTTTTCTCTTTGTCGAAAACCGCATGAGCACTTTGACTTTTTTCGGCGTAAAACGtgggaattttaaaaaatcttaacGTTGGTTGTAACTTGTAAGTTCACCTATAGTTGTTGAAATTTAGATGTTGGTCTTCAACTGTAACGAATCCGGGCGAATAAATCTTCAAATCGTTATGGTGGTTGCTGACTGTTTTATGACATTAATAGTAAGTACATATAAAGTTCCTATATGGTacaaaatttccagaaaaagTCAGTTGctacattatttgaaaatgagattACACTTACCTTTCATCCAATCTGATCCGACAGTATAGATTAATCTATTAAAATCATATTGTCCACAATGCTCACA
The nucleotide sequence above comes from Eucalyptus grandis isolate ANBG69807.140 chromosome 2, ASM1654582v1, whole genome shotgun sequence. Encoded proteins:
- the LOC104422185 gene encoding mitogen-activated protein kinase 9, translating into MGSGGFVDGVRRWFHQRRASTSTSLAGSHDPKGDDSERDCGLGEGSGAPVSESRAKRSSVIRGGGGGGGGEEEEEERELSVVEDFDLSGLSSIKVPKRYHFSFGPMAVASHKKGALEKEFFTEYGEASRYHIQEVIGKGSYGVVASAVDTRTGEKVAIKKINDVFEHVSDATRILREIKLLRLLRHPDVVEIKHIMLPPSRREFKDIYVVFELMESDLHQVIRANDDLTPEHYQFFLYQLLRSLKYIHSANVFHRDLKPKNILANADCKLKICDFGLARVSFNDAPSSIFWTDYVATRWYRAPELCGSFFSKYTPGIDIWSIGCIFAEMLTRKPLFPGKNVVHQLDIMTDLLGTPPPETIARIRNEKARRYLSSMRKKQAVPFSQKFPNADPLALQLLERLLAFDPKDRPSAEEALADPYFRGLSNVDRELSTHPISKLEFEFERRKVTKDDVRELIYREILEYHPQMLQEHLRGGDQMSFMYPSGVDRFKRQFAHLEEHYGKGERSTPLQRQHASLPRERVWQPKDGAAGQKSDNEKRSTDSVATTLHSPPRTHQSNGTENGDAQNGPYTTNCNARSLLKSSSISASQCVVVKGREAEAEPTAEADDEAVDALSQKVAALHP